The following is a genomic window from Manihot esculenta cultivar AM560-2 chromosome 9, M.esculenta_v8, whole genome shotgun sequence.
atctaattaaatatttaattttatatttaaaattctaaaatcataaattctgaaaattcaattttttaaaaatttatatcgaTCTATCCAACATTTATCGATGTCTTAATGATCTGCCGATCTGTATTGATATGTCTAACTTCTTGATGATCTGTTTATTTGTATCGATCTGTTTGATATCTTGATAATCTGTGAATCTGTGTGATgtatttatcaattttatataaatttttttttttgccttgtACAATATAAAACGTTTAATTCATACGGTATAAAAAGTTTACCTTGTATTGTGTCAGAAAATTTTACATTCTTTAAGTATAttcttattaataaaattctcaagtTGTGATCGTGTGATTCTCAGTCTTTGCATCTTAAATATCCTATCAAATTGAATATGAGtactataaattaaattaattttggatTTTATAATCAATACAAAATTAAACTAAGCTAACGTAAGATTATGAGATTTTTTACTGAATaatttttgttttccttttcaagAAAGAGTTTTGATATTTTAGTTGTGAATAatggataattttttaaaaaaataaaaaataaaaaatgcaaCGTCCATAATTTTATCATgtgataagaaaaatattttagttgTGAATAAtgaataactttttaaaaaataaaaaatacgatgtccataattttttttcatatgaaGTTTTTCTTATCATAAAAAATTGTATCTTTAATAAAACTAtggattaaaaagaaaaactttttctaaaagaaggcaaagagatatttATTAAAGCCGttattaggggtgagcagtattcggttcaaatcgaaaaaatcgatcgaatcgaatcgatttaaaattttagtttgatttttatatatttcggttcgattcagtttttaatttcagaaatttcagttatttcggttcggttcggttttgatcagaaaaaatcgaaaaaaccgaaccgaaccgattagtgataataatatatattttcagaaattaaatcatattaaaattaaaatattttaattaaattttaaaattttaaaaataaagtgtaaaaaataaaaaaattattaaaaatcgaaatcgatcaaatcgaatcgaatcgaaccaaatcagaccgattcgattcaattcgatttctgatcaaaatcgattcgattcgatttttataaacactaaaattttaattttcaatttattcggttcgattcgattttaaaccgaacagaccgaatgctcacccctagcggTTATGACATGAATGTCACTATAAGCTCATGTATGCCTTTTGACTTCCATTCAATATACAGGTCTGTTAACTCTATCATTTCCAATTTTTGGTGGAACAGACAGAAAGAAGAGAAACACAATATACATCGGGATTTATGGAATTCTCTATATGAATGGAGGAGAAAAGATGGATTAGGGATTTGAAATTCAGAGGACTTTAATATGGCTTTTTTGGCTAGATAAAAATGATATTTCATTGATAATTCTAACACCCTTCTCCCTCGAGTTATGAgagtaaatagtaattttatacctctttcatataattaaaagtaataaacactctaaaaaatagaaaagtgttttataagaaaaacaaaattcttaaaaaaaagtATGAGATGGTAGATCAAAGATGATCAATCTATTATATGTAAAATTGAAAACTGAATCCCAAACACTCTTTCATATTTGCTTAGAGTTACTAAGTATCACAATCACCATAATTTTTGAGTGTCACGACTCCTGCAACCATCGTTCAATGGTTGAAATAAAACTATGGTAAGAAATAATTAAGAtgctaatgatttttttttgttgttgttggcATTTGCAGGAAAGTGGATTATTTCATTTGGTATTTTCAAAAAGCATGAATGTCTATTACAAATTACTTACACTTCTATAGACCTAAAGACTTTAACATCATTTCTAGACAAGTGATACACTCTGTATAGAAACTTAATAGTAAACAAATAATGCATAGGAACATGAAAAGGGTCGTCTTCGATATTATCTCGTAGAGTTGTCTCATACtattatcataataaataaaaagctaaatcgattagataaaatttttcaattgaaattaaaaaaaaacatattcatATAAGATTAGTTTTACAgcttgttttataaaaatatgtcatttaatatttaaaatttattgatttatttaatttaaatttacatcAAACAAatccattaatttaaaatataaacaaatttaacataatattaataacttttttatttctaaaaagtttttattataatttaaattttttataaataattagaattaaataaaaacaataacatttaacataatattaaagaataaaacaaaaaaacaaatcCAAATAATTATATAAGAAATTTTGCtgtaagaaaaattttaatatcgaGTGCTGTgtatagtttttttaattttaatttattctttttatattttattagtatattaaaattaaattaattatcagaacaaaataaagtttatcttagaaaaaaaaattttaattgaattttttctttttaaattatttgatagTTAAAAAGTCTATTGtaccaattaatttaaattcacgttaaataaatttattaaaatataagtgtTATACATTTAAGTTGAATTTCCTCCAACTGGACTGACCGCTGACCCGTTTTATGAGTCCGGTCCAACTAAAACCCTAGCTCCACATATTGGGCAACACCTTTATAGAATTGCTGTTGCAGTGTTGTTGCCCTCTCTTCCCACCGTTGCAGATTCAGAGCTTCCACTGTActcctctctttttttcttccCCTCCTATATACATTTATAGTTGATCGAAACTGATTTAAAGCCTTTGTGTGCTGTGGATTGTATACAGGCAGAGATGAAAGTGGTTGCTGCATATTTGCTGGCCGTGTTGGGAGGCAACACCTCCCCCTCCGCTGAGCATATCAAAGATATCCTCAGCATTGGTACTTTATATCTTTCTATCTCCTTCTTCAATTTCATTAGCTTATTATTCACATGCATTGACAGCTACTTGGATATGGGAATTGTTTGCTGCACTAGAGCACCTTTAAAAggctcgttttttttttttttttaaatttaatttgtgttttatAGCGTAATGGGTAAGGAAACGTAGAGCTTTTGTTCTGTGGTTTTGatactattattttcttttatgacAAGTTGTTTTCAGGAATTCCACTAGGAGATGGGTATCATTTGGTGAATGGCTCTTTCGTTTATGCTTTGTTTGGATTGGGGGAAatggagaaaaaagaaaagaaattgatttttttaatgctCTTGTTTGGACGACAactagaagagagaaaagaagagaactTGCTTTTCTCAATCCCTTGAAATGAACCTAGAACATTTTCTCTGTCCTATCCAAATTGGTGATAAATAGATAGGAGTTAAGgatcatttttcatttttttaaagagaGATTGTTTCTCTATTCTTCTAAACCTATCTGAACAATAAGAAGGaaatcaattttcttttctcttcatttctcCTCCTTAATTTCTCTTGATTTCCCCTAAACAAATAAGGATCCAAACAAAGTGTTAGTGCTGATCAATAGAGTGATTTGAGCTCATTTGGAGTTAATTAAGGGGTGAATGATTATTGCAATGCATAAAACCCAAGTACCGTTGGTTTTCTTTGCTTTGGACTGCATAACCCACTAGAGGTATAATAGTCATATGACTGAAAATGCGGACTTAATTGGATTTTAGTAATTTCGTTTGGCTAAGTTGATCAAATGCACATGTGAAAACTACGCTCTTGATATGTTTTTCTAGTTCTGGCAATTTTctttcatggaaagaaaaagatATAGGGTTGAATTGtttttaatatgttaaaatttcACACTATATGCAGTTGGAGCTGAAGTTGATGATGATAGGATTGAATTTCTTCTTTCGGAAGTCAAGGGAAAGGATATAACAGAACTTATTGCTGCTGGCCGGGAGCAATTGGCATCAGTGCCTTCCGGTGGTGGTGTTGCTGTTGCAGCTGTTGCACCTGGTGGTGGTGGGGCTGCTGCTGCCGCTGCTTCTGCTGCAGCTGAGGCAAAGAAGGAAGAAAAGGTGGAGGAGAAAGAGGAATCAGATGAGGTGAGTTTTTGACTGTATCCAAGTGGAAATAGCACTCTAGTTTTCCATAATTTTTGAACTGCTTAGTGTAGGCATTTATAAGTAATAACTAATTAACTGAAggttaatttcttaatttgacAAGAATAATTAATAGTGCAATTCGCCTAATTTTTTCCCCTTTTGCAGGACATGGGCTTCAGTCTATTCGACTAGATTTGACTTATGGTTACATCGCCATACATCTGATTTGGCGCCTTTTTAAATGGGCattttgtttttatgttttttttggcTTTCAGATTAATGTAGCACTTGAATGATGTTTTGATAGATTTGATTTTTGACCAACTTTCTATATTGAAGTGATTTTTCTGATTTAATTTTGCTATAAATGGGATTCAATATATGTGAGAGGGTAATATTTCCCAATGGTCTGATTAGAGGGTAAGGTAAGAATTCAACGATGTTGGGATAAGGTTCGAGTTCCCCGAAAATGTTCAGTTAAGACAAATTTTCATCCAGTTGGTGAGGAGCCAGCACCGATTTCATTTGACTAGATTCTATCTGTAATTTACTCTCTTATGAACCGAAACTCCCACCTAAAAAAGAGATGTATATTTGtctcaaataagaaaaaatgaagtattatttataaaatcaggatttagaaaatataaatcAGCCGAGGAAAATAGTTATAATAACATTCTGctctaacttttttttttcaagttagGAATTGGGAAGAAAAATAATCGATACTAAACAAGGACAAGCACAAGCACGTTCTCAACATCACCACCAAAGCAGATGACAACTGCAATGCTCAGAGTGTCCTCAAATTTAACCTCACAATTTATGCAACAATACGAAGTATTTTCTAATATAAAACAGGCGAAGCTGTGTCAAAGGATTGACAGAAATTAAATGCATAAGAAAATACATTAAATCTTACAAGCAAAGGAAAGACCTTCCTTTGTCAGCAGATCCAAATTCTGAACAGACGGTTGGACTCTGGCAACTTTAGCAATAGCCTTGTTTTCATCAGGACTTCCACCTTCAAGAAAAGCTCCAACAACCTTTCCATCTTTGATCCAGTATGATCCAAACTtgggttttggtgatttttgaTCACTGTCCCTAAAAAGCACAGTGTCACCAACGTTGTCACCGTAAAATTGCCAGGAGAGATCAAAGGCGCGAGAGTAGAAGTACGGAAGGTAGTCATACTCATCAATTGTTTCCCCCTCCTCGCTTGATTTAATGGCCTACATAAAAATAGAATAAGTAAAAGATGCTCTTCAACGTTGCAGATAGTAGTTATTGTAGACTAAATAAAAGAGCAACAGATTTCTCAGGAAGTGCTTTTCAGGTCAATAAATACTTCCAGTTGTCAGTTGAATAGCAGAAATGAATTTAATGCCTTATTTACAAAACAGGGTCTAGAGAGCTtcattgttaaatttgggcaaATAGAACAGCAAAAGCAATAAACATACCTTTACAGCCTGCTCAGCTGATTTGCGTGCATGGTCAACGTGTTCAACTCTTCTAAGCTCGTTGTACAATTTCAAAGGGAAAGTAGCGACATCACCAACTGCATAAACGTCAGGAACACTTGTTCGGAAAAATGCATCAGTCTACAATCATGTTATAATACATTTGTTAGAACTTGAGAATTATATGTTTTGATCTGTAGAACGTTGCAAGGAAAGTTCATTAGTTCCACATGTACTAAAGCAACGCatgatatttgaaaaaaaaaaaagaaaaaaaaaaaatatatatatatatatatttttttcaagcaTCTAAGCAAAATCCCTTGAAATTCTGTTACTAAATAGATGAAGTCCAAGAATCCAATCGAGGTGTTAAAAGTCGGTCTAACCTTTATTCCACCCTTGTCCTCTGCAACCTGTCCTTTGAATAACGTTGTAAGTGGAATTGCACCaacacccacaacaacaatatCAGCTTCCAACACCCTACCATCCTTAAGTTTCACCTCCTTTACCTGAAGAATCACCACAAAAACATTACTAAGCCTACTTCTAGTCCCATCAATACATTAGTGTCAAGAATATCAACAGAATATAATAATTCAGGTGGTTGAATTCTTACCTCCCCATTGGAATCAGCATTAAACCCAACCGCGAATGTTCCCTTGATAATTTTGACTCCCTTATTAGCATAATAACCCTCATAGAAAGCAGCTATATCAGCAGTAAAAAGGCGAGGCACTGCAGGGACAATATTTATATTGGCAGACCAGAGATGTACTCTAAAGAGACAGAAATTCACTGATTATGCAACTTTAATTAGTAGAGAATCCACTTACTGCACCATGGCTCAGGATAAACCATGCTGACATCAATATTGTTAATTCTCAGTGCTGCACTAAGTTCAAGACCAATGTATCCCCCTCCAACAACTACAGCCTTTCCATTcttttttgctttaattccttCCACAAGCTTATCAGCATCATCAATTTCCCTCAAGTAGAAGATATTCTTGGCATCAGCTCCCTGGACGCCAAAATCTGACAATTTTACAACCTACATCGAAGTAGTGAAGTATATCAATATTCATATAAAGCGCATTAAGTGATTGATTGAAAAATACATTGGAAATGAAACTTACAGTGGAACCTGTAGCAATAATCAAAATCTGATACTTGAAGGCTTCCCCAGCTGCACTTGTGAGAGTCTTGGTAGCAAGATCTGCTTCGACTATTTCTGTGCTAAGGATCAACTCTATCCCTGAAAGTACAACACCAATACAACATTTAACCGTTTGAAAACTTACAGAGGATATGGGAAGTAACaaaattaaggaaaaaaaataacccAACTCAGACATGGAATCAGTCTGGTGACCCAAAAAAGTATCACCTTTCTCTTTGTACCATTCAGGAGCTAGCCTCTCCCCTCCACTTCCAACACAGACATGGAATCCTGGAAGCCTTGCAGTTCCTGCAAGAAAGTTCTCGAAATTAAAAAAAGCTATGTCATTCACCAACAAACGTTAGGTGCAATAGTAAGGCCAACTACACTCTCAAATGAGAATATAGGTTCAGTCCTTATAGAAGACAttatgggggggggggggagctAAAAACCGAGGTATTAGCCTTATATGGTCTCTAAGACGGACATGTTGGATACTCAGTCAAACGCTAAAAGGAAAAGGCTATGTTATTCAGAAATGGGGGAAAACCAAGTTGCGTGAGTCCAATATCAATAGAAATATCTGTTGGATGTTGGCATGTtgcataataaattataaacctgTTTAACTTCTTGCACAATATGTGTAACAGGCAACATGATTTAACTTCAGGAAGAAGACAATAAAACTGTTTAACTTCTTGCACAATATGTGTAAACAGGCAACATGAGTTACCTTCAGGGAAAAGATATGCCTTGCTAAGTGCAGGACGTTCATAAGGAGCCACCTGTAAACATAGCGAAAGCACATCAATTGATGAGTTAAATGAAATAGCAGAAACAACAACATTGCACGTTTCTATAAATACAAATCACAACGGTGGAACCATGAATAAGAAACATATCCAGTAAGCTTATCTAATCTATTTAACAGCTGTATCTAAGCATGTCATTTTGCTTTTCTAAAAGGACTATAAATGAAAATGAAGTGCTCGATTGTTTGACCTTTAAAAACCCCAAGTCTGTGTAATTATTTACcaaataaaattagttaaaacAACTTTTCATTTTAACCAATGGTCAGTTAAGATGAAAACTTTAACCACTATATGCTGTACTCAAACAACTTTCACCAAAACAAATCAGAATTATTTTGCATCAATGAACACATCCTCACCACTGTTGAAGTGATAATTAATAGAAACCCAATTTCTGGGTACAGTGATCAAATAACAAGTCTAAGTATCGTAGTACAACAGCAACATGACAAACTGCACCCCGGTTTTAGTGATAATTCTGGTAATAATAGCTATAAACCAATAAAATTCACATTAGTGCATGATAAGGATCTGACTGAGTGTAGGAAAAAGCATACCGCCTCCTTGGAGATGATGGCTAATTCACCTGGCTTAACCCCCTGCTTGCCAAATTCCCTGGCTGCATATCCCTACAGTATCAAAGTATTATTTACTCAGAATAAGAGAAAAGGATACATCCACCATATTCACATCCCATCACCACATTCTCATTGCAAGCGCAAAGAAGAGAAAGGGAAAGTAGATTGACACTAGAATCTAAATTAATATCACGAAGCACTATTCATGGATTATTCCTGTATATTTTGATACattaacatatttgtgaattcaaaGTGCCCCTTTTTCCctcatttattttctaatatatCCAGTGTATGTATAATCCACATTTTATGTTTCGATGAGGACTACAATTCACAGTTGTCTATGATAAGTCCAACAACGCAAAATTGTCTATTAAATTAAGAAAGCAGCTTCTTTATCCAACGAGAATCAACAGAGCATGTTCCTGTTTTCTGTTTGCTCGTCAGCAAGTAAAGAAATCCATGTCCATAGTTGATTAGCCATTTGAAAGAGAAAATGTGTATCAAAATATGAGTCAATAACAATTCAATATTTCCATCTCTAGAATTTTACTTTTGTAAAAGATGGCAGTGAAAAATTAACACAACCGCAATTTGCATACTAACTTCTGCTGTACAATTCGCACATATAACTAAACAAAATGATTTTTAATGAAATACTCTTGAGGGAAATggagagaaaggaaaagaaatgaaatttCTCTTGTTTTAACACAAATTAGAGGAGGAGAAGTGAAGAGAATGGAGGGGAAAATAGGGGAAATTGCATTTTCCAAGTTTATGTAAATGACCC
Proteins encoded in this region:
- the LOC110622739 gene encoding 60S acidic ribosomal protein P2, translated to MKVVAAYLLAVLGGNTSPSAEHIKDILSIVGAEVDDDRIEFLLSEVKGKDITELIAAGREQLASVPSGGGVAVAAVAPGGGGAAAAAASAAAEAKKEEKVEEKEESDEDMGFSLFD
- the LOC110622740 gene encoding monodehydroascorbate reductase isoform X1, with protein sequence MAEKTFKYVIVGGGVAAGYAAREFGKQGVKPGELAIISKEAVAPYERPALSKAYLFPEGTARLPGFHVCVGSGGERLAPEWYKEKGIELILSTEIVEADLATKTLTSAAGEAFKYQILIIATGSTVVKLSDFGVQGADAKNIFYLREIDDADKLVEGIKAKKNGKAVVVGGGYIGLELSAALRINNIDVSMVYPEPWCMPRLFTADIAAFYEGYYANKGVKIIKGTFAVGFNADSNGEVKEVKLKDGRVLEADIVVVGVGAIPLTTLFKGQVAEDKGGIKTDAFFRTSVPDVYAVGDVATFPLKLYNELRRVEHVDHARKSAEQAVKAIKSSEEGETIDEYDYLPYFYSRAFDLSWQFYGDNVGDTVLFRDSDQKSPKPKFGSYWIKDGKVVGAFLEGGSPDENKAIAKVARVQPSVQNLDLLTKEGLSFACKI